A segment of the Leptospira barantonii genome:
GCGATTACGATGGAAATGATCATATTTTTGGAGTTCATCGAAAATCACCTCTATATATGCGAACCAGCTTATCTTAGGAGGAAAATTCACGATAGAATTTTTTTGTCAGATAATTGTCACGGGACTTGATTTTTCTCAAGCCCCGTAAAAGAATTAAGCGGGGTTGAAAATGAATCCGGTTCCGGATTCTTCCCTTTGAAATCGAACAGGAAGATCGATCTTTACCGATTCGGTTACGGCAACACCGGAAACTTCTCCTTCCAAGATTCCCATCGTTTTGATTCCTTCCTCCAACTCGATCACGGCGAGAACATAAGGCGCTCGTTTTGCGAGATGACCG
Coding sequences within it:
- a CDS encoding Zn-ribbon domain-containing OB-fold protein — translated: MSETILEILKGKKCDDCGFQMTEPSVACTQCGSSKTSEIQFSGKGKIYTYTVVHVGFGHLAKRAPYVLAVIELEEGIKTMGILEGEVSGVAVTESVKIDLPVRFQREESGTGFIFNPA